A window from Herbaspirillum sp. meg3 encodes these proteins:
- a CDS encoding uracil-DNA glycosylase, with amino-acid sequence MPATVPSALLDLCASADPSWQAILKTGLQAIADKDPAYLPALVEDTTYLPTDGRLFAAFLQPIDKVRYVLVGEGPYPRAASATGVCFMDGAVGSLWSDKGLSKQVNRATSLRNFMKMLLVADGQVSVDKTSGDALLDIAAKAQADTTGTIQTLSDLQDNLTAQGFLLLNASLVFRTHVAPVKDAKAWKPFFETVLKGLAEYAETGKKTLPTLVLWGKIAEQLDGLPVVERFPRAVAEHPYNLTFIAHSGMQKLFGDMHLLKKQA; translated from the coding sequence ATGCCGGCTACCGTTCCTTCCGCCCTGCTCGATCTTTGCGCCTCTGCCGATCCTTCCTGGCAAGCTATCCTGAAAACCGGTCTGCAAGCCATCGCCGACAAAGATCCGGCCTATCTGCCCGCATTGGTGGAGGACACCACCTATCTGCCGACGGACGGACGCCTCTTCGCCGCCTTCCTGCAGCCGATCGACAAGGTGCGTTACGTATTGGTCGGTGAAGGCCCTTACCCGCGCGCGGCCAGCGCCACCGGCGTGTGCTTCATGGACGGCGCGGTCGGCTCGTTGTGGTCGGACAAGGGCTTGTCCAAACAAGTCAACCGTGCCACTTCACTGCGCAACTTCATGAAGATGCTGCTGGTCGCCGACGGCCAGGTCTCCGTCGATAAAACCAGCGGCGACGCCCTGCTCGACATCGCCGCCAAGGCGCAGGCCGACACCACCGGCACGATCCAGACGCTGTCCGACCTGCAAGACAACCTGACTGCGCAAGGCTTCCTGCTGCTCAACGCCAGCCTGGTGTTCCGTACGCATGTGGCGCCGGTCAAGGATGCCAAGGCCTGGAAGCCATTCTTTGAAACCGTATTGAAAGGATTGGCGGAATATGCCGAAACCGGCAAGAAGACGCTGCCGACCTTGGTCTTGTGGGGCAAGATCGCAGAACAGCTGGATGGTTTGCCGGTGGTGGAACGCTTCCCGCGCGCCGTCGCGGAGCATCCCTACAATCTGACCTTCATTGCCCACAGCGGCATGCAAAAACTGTTCGGCGACATGCACTTGCTGAAGAAGCAGGCGTAG
- the uvrB gene encoding excinuclease ABC subunit UvrB, whose amino-acid sequence MADLSPLSTVAPTHDEGKFLTFPGSPYRLYQPFPPAGDQPAAIDKLVEGVNDGLFFQTLLGVTGSGKTYTMANTIARLGRPAIIFAPNKTLAAQLYSEFREFFPQNAVEYFVSYYDYYQPEAYVPQRDLFIEKDSSINEHIEQMRLSCTKSLMERRDVVIVATVSAIYGIGNPNEYHQMILTLRAKDKVSQRDVIARLIQMQYSRNEVDFGRGTFRVRGDTIDVFPAEHAELAVRIEMFDDEIDSLQLFDPLTGRVRQKIPRFTVYPGSHYVTPRATVLRAIETIKDELRERLEFFRKENKLIEEQRLEQRTRFDIEMMTEIGFTKGIENYSRHLSGAKAGEPPPTLVDYLPQDAIMFLDESHVLIGQLNGMYNGDRARKTNLVDYGFRLPSALDNRPLKFDEFQSKLRQTVFVSATPADFENTHADQVVEQVVRPTGLVDPLIQVRPATTQVDDLMQEITIRVKKNERVLVTTLTKRMAEQLTEFLSDNGIKVRYLHSDIDTVERVEIIRDLRLGTFDVLVGINLLREGLDIPEVSLVAILDADKEGFLRSERSLIQTIGRAARNLNGMAILYGDKVTDSMHRAIGETERRRAKQVAFNEANGITPMGIKKEIRELIDGVYSPQEARVELMVAQEQANYEAMSEKQVSKEIKRLEKLMLDHAKNLEFEKAAKVRDQLHQLKQQLFGAAGDDNIAVA is encoded by the coding sequence ATGGCTGATTTATCCCCCTTAAGTACCGTTGCCCCTACTCACGACGAGGGTAAGTTCCTGACTTTCCCGGGTTCGCCGTACCGCCTGTACCAGCCCTTCCCGCCTGCCGGCGATCAGCCTGCAGCAATCGACAAGCTGGTCGAGGGCGTCAACGACGGCCTGTTCTTCCAGACCTTGCTGGGCGTCACAGGTTCGGGCAAGACCTACACGATGGCCAACACCATCGCCCGCCTCGGCCGGCCTGCGATCATCTTCGCCCCGAACAAAACGCTGGCGGCGCAGTTATATAGCGAATTTCGTGAGTTCTTTCCGCAGAACGCGGTCGAATATTTCGTCAGCTACTACGATTATTACCAGCCGGAAGCCTACGTGCCGCAGCGCGACTTGTTCATCGAGAAAGATTCCTCGATCAACGAGCATATTGAACAGATGCGCCTGTCCTGCACCAAATCGCTCATGGAACGCCGCGACGTTGTGATTGTGGCAACTGTTTCCGCGATCTACGGTATCGGTAATCCGAATGAATACCATCAGATGATCCTGACCTTGCGCGCCAAGGACAAGGTCAGCCAGCGCGACGTCATCGCCCGCCTGATCCAGATGCAATACTCGCGCAACGAAGTCGACTTCGGCCGTGGCACATTCCGCGTGCGCGGCGACACCATCGACGTGTTCCCGGCGGAACATGCCGAACTGGCGGTGCGTATCGAAATGTTCGACGACGAAATCGACAGTCTGCAATTGTTCGACCCGCTGACCGGCCGTGTGCGCCAGAAGATTCCGCGCTTCACCGTCTATCCCGGTTCGCACTACGTCACGCCGCGCGCCACTGTGCTGCGCGCCATTGAGACCATCAAGGACGAACTGCGCGAGCGCCTGGAATTTTTCCGCAAGGAAAACAAGCTCATTGAAGAGCAGCGTCTCGAACAGCGCACCCGCTTCGACATCGAGATGATGACCGAAATCGGCTTCACCAAAGGCATCGAAAACTATTCGCGCCATCTGTCCGGCGCCAAGGCCGGTGAACCGCCGCCGACGCTGGTTGACTACCTGCCACAAGACGCGATCATGTTCCTCGACGAGTCGCACGTACTGATCGGCCAGTTGAACGGCATGTACAACGGTGACCGCGCGCGCAAGACCAACCTGGTCGACTACGGTTTCCGCCTGCCGTCGGCGTTGGATAATCGCCCGCTGAAGTTCGATGAATTCCAGAGCAAGTTGCGCCAGACCGTGTTCGTGTCGGCCACGCCGGCGGATTTTGAAAACACCCATGCCGATCAGGTGGTCGAGCAAGTGGTGCGTCCGACCGGCCTGGTTGATCCGCTGATTCAGGTGCGCCCTGCCACCACGCAGGTCGACGATCTGATGCAGGAAATCACCATCCGCGTCAAAAAGAACGAGCGCGTGCTGGTGACGACATTGACCAAGCGCATGGCCGAACAGTTGACGGAATTCCTGAGCGACAACGGCATCAAGGTACGTTATCTGCATAGCGATATCGACACCGTCGAACGCGTGGAAATCATCCGCGATCTGCGTCTCGGCACCTTCGACGTGCTGGTCGGCATCAACTTGCTGCGCGAAGGTCTGGATATTCCCGAAGTGTCGCTGGTGGCGATTCTTGATGCCGACAAGGAAGGCTTCCTGCGGTCCGAACGCAGTCTGATCCAGACCATCGGCCGCGCCGCGCGTAACCTCAACGGCATGGCGATCCTGTATGGCGACAAGGTCACCGACTCGATGCACCGCGCCATCGGCGAAACCGAACGCCGCCGGGCCAAGCAGGTTGCCTTCAACGAAGCCAACGGCATCACGCCGATGGGCATCAAGAAGGAAATCCGGGAACTCATCGACGGCGTCTACAGCCCGCAGGAAGCGCGTGTCGAACTGATGGTCGCGCAAGAGCAGGCCAACTACGAAGCAATGAGCGAGAAGCAAGTCAGCAAGGAAATCAAGCGCCTCGAAAAACTCATGCTGGATCACGCCAAGAACCTGGAGTTCGAAAAGGCAGCGAAGGTGCGCGATCAGCTGCATCAGCTCAAGCAGCAATTGTTTGGTGCTGCGGGTGACGATAACATCGCGGTAGCCTGA